A region of Gadus morhua chromosome 18, gadMor3.0, whole genome shotgun sequence DNA encodes the following proteins:
- the atp6v0a1b gene encoding V-type proton ATPase 116 kDa subunit a isoform X1: MGELFRSEEMTLAQLFLQSEAAYCCVSELGELGMVQFRDLNPDVNVFQRKFVNEVRRCEEMDRKLRFVEKEIKKASISQVDTGENPEVPFPRDMIDLEATFEKLENELKEINTNQEALKKNFLELTELKHILRRTQQFFDEMEDPNLLEESSSLMEGNEVGRGAPLRLGFVAGVISRERIPTFERMLWRVCRGNVFLRQADIEDPLEDPATGDQVHKSVFIIFFQGDQLKNRVKKICEGFRASLYPCPETPMERKEMLAGVNTRIDDLQMVLNQTEDHRQRVLQAASKTMRVWFIKVRKMKAIYHTLNLCNIDVTQKCLIAEVWCPVSDLDSIQFALRRGTERSGSTVPSILNRMLTKQTPPTFNKTNKFTSGFQNIVDAYGIGNYREINPAPYTIITFPFLFAVMFGDMGHGLLMTSLALYLVIRESRLLSQKSDNEIFNMVFAGRYIILLMGLFSIYTGLIYNDCFSKSLNMFGSGWSVRPMFINKGGNWTFGTLGENALLQLDPAVPGVFNGPYPLGIDPIWNIATNKLTFLNSFKMKMSIILGVTHMLFGVSLSLFNHLYFKKPLNIFLGFIPEIVFMSSLFGYLVLLVFYKWTAYDVFSSKDAPSLLIHFINMCLFNYNDPTNKPLYRGQMGIQILLVLIALACVPCMLIAKTLVLRRQHLWKAKLALKRAEAAAESLAQPPLEQTGASSSVSGLTQQGTQKFGGVRVGNGPTEDEAGIVDHDQLSQHSEDGDEHAEEEPFDFGDVAVHQAIHTIEYCLGCISNTASYLRLWALSLAHAQLSEVLWTMVMHLGLASSSGGGFFALTIIFAAFAVLTVCILLIMEGLSAFLHALRLHWVEFQNKFYCGQGFKFVPFSFESILEGRFDE, encoded by the exons ATGGGGGAACTCTTCAGGAGCGAAGAGATGACCCTAGCTCAGCTGTTCCTCCAGTCAGAGGCAGCCTACTGCTGTGTCAGTGAACTGGGAGAACTGGGCATGGTCCAGTTTAGGGAT CTGAACCCAGACGTCAACGTCTTCCAACGCAAGTTTGTCAATGAAGTTCGGAGATGTGAAGAAATGGACCGAAAGCTGA gGTTTGTTGAGAAGGAGATCAAGAAGGCCAGCATCTCCCAGGTCGACACGGGAGAGAATCCAGAGGTCCCCTTCCCCAGAGACATGATTGATCTGGAG GCGACGTTTGAGAAGCTGGAGAACGAGCTAAAGGAGATCAACACCAACCAGGAAGCCCTGAAGAAGAACTTCCTGGAGCTGACGGAGCTGAAGCACATCCTGCGCCGCACCCAACAGTTCTTTGACGAG ATGGAGGACCCCAACCTGCTGGAGGAGTCCTCTTCCCTCATGGAAGGGAACGAGGTCGGACGCGGGGCGCCGCTCCGCCTGGG GTTCGTCGCCGGGGTCATCAGCCGGGAGAGGATCCCCACCTTTGAGAGGATGCTGTGGCGCGTGTGCCGCGGCAACGTGTTCCTGCGCCAGGCGGATATAGAAGACCCCCTGGAAGACCCCGCTACG GGAGACCAGGTTCACAAGTCTGTgttcatcatcttcttccaaGGGGACCAGCTGAAGAACCGTGTGAAGAAGATCTGCGAGGG GTTCCGGGCGTCATTGTACCCGTGTCCTGAGACCCCcatggagaggaaggagatgcTGGCTGGAGTCAACACCCGCATCGATGACCTCCAGATG gtccTGAACCAGACTGAGGACCACCGGCAGCGGGTGCTCCAGGCGGCCTCCAAGACGATGCGCGTGTGGTTCATCAAGGTGCGGAAGATGAAGGCCATCTACCACACGCTCAACCTGTGCAACATCGACGTGACCCAGAAGTGTCTGATCGCCGAGGTGTGGTGCCCCGTGTCCGACCTGGACTCCATCCAGTTCGCCCTGCGCCGCGGCACG gagaGGAGTGGCTCCACCGTGCCCTCCATCCTGAACAGGATGCTGACCAAACAGACTCCGCCCACCTTCAACAAGACCAACAAGTTCACCTCCGGCTTCCAGAACATCGTGGACGCCTACGGAATCGGAAACTACCGGGAAATCAACCCAG CTCCCTACACCATCATCACCTTCCCCTTTCTGTTCGCCGTCATGTTCGGAGACATGGGCCACGGCCTGCTGATGACCTCCCTCGCCCTCTACCTGGTCATCAGGGAGAGCAGACTGCTCTCGCAGAAGAGCGACAATGAG ATATTCAACATGGTGTTTGCCGGCCGCTACATCATCCTGCTGATGGGGCTGTTCTCCATCTACACCGGCCTCATCTACAACGACTGCTTCTCCAAGTCCCTCAACATGTTCGGCTCCGGGTGGAGCGTGCGGCCCATGTTCATCAACAAGGGAGGCAACTGGAC ATTTGGGACGCTGGGTGAGAACGCATTGCTCCAGCTGGACCCTGCCGTCCCGGGTGTGTTCAACGGGCCCTACCCGCTGGGAATCGACCCG ATCTGGAACATCGCCACCAACAAGCTGACCTTCCTGAACTCCTTCAAGATGAAGATGTCCATCATCCTGGGGGTGACGCACATGTTGTTCGGAGTCTCCCTCAGTCTCTTCAACCACCT GTACTTCAAGAAGCCCCTGAACATCTTCCTGGGCTTCATCCCCGAGATCGTGTTCATGTCCAGCCTGTTCGGCTACCTGGTGCTGCTGGTCTTCTACAAGTGGACGGCCTACGACGTGTTCAGCTCCAAGGACGCGCCCAGCCTGCTTATCCACTTCATCAACATGTGTCTGTTCAACTACAACGACCCCACCAACAAGCCTCTGTACCGGGGACAG aTGGGGATCCAGATTCTGCTGGTGCTGATAGCCCTAGCATGCGTTCCCTGTATGCTGATAGCCAAAACCCTGGTGCTACGGCGACAGCACTTGTGGAAAGCCAAGCTg GCCCTGAAGCGGGCAGAAGCGGCTGCGGAGAGTCTAGCGCAGCCGCCTTTAGAGCAAACAGGCGCGTCCTCATCCGTCTCCGGACTCACCCAACAGGGCACCCAGAAGTTTGGGGGCGTGCGCGTGGGCAACGGCCCCACGGAGGACGAGGCTGGCATCGTCGATCATGACCAGCTCTCCCAGCACTCGGAGGACGGAGACGAG CATGCGGAGGAAGAGCCG TTTGACTTCGGGGACGTGGCCGTCCACCAGGCCATCCACACCATAGAATACTGTCTGGGCTGCATCTCCAACACCGCCTCCTACCTCCGGCTCTGGGCCCTCAGCCTCGCACACGCAC AGCTGTCGGAGGTGCTGTGGACCATGGTCATGCACCTGGGACTGGCGTCCAGCAGCGGGGGCGGCTTCTTCGCGCTGACCATCATCTTCGCGGCCTTCGCCGTGCTCACAGTCTGCATCCTGCTCATCATGGAGGGACTGTCGGCCTTCCTGCACGCCCTGCGTCTTCACTG
- the atp6v0a1b gene encoding V-type proton ATPase 116 kDa subunit a isoform X2, with protein sequence MGELFRSEEMTLAQLFLQSEAAYCCVSELGELGMVQFRDLNPDVNVFQRKFVNEVRRCEEMDRKLRFVEKEIKKASISQVDTGENPEVPFPRDMIDLEATFEKLENELKEINTNQEALKKNFLELTELKHILRRTQQFFDEMEDPNLLEESSSLMEGNEVGRGAPLRLGFVAGVISRERIPTFERMLWRVCRGNVFLRQADIEDPLEDPATGDQVHKSVFIIFFQGDQLKNRVKKICEGFRASLYPCPETPMERKEMLAGVNTRIDDLQMVLNQTEDHRQRVLQAASKTMRVWFIKVRKMKAIYHTLNLCNIDVTQKCLIAEVWCPVSDLDSIQFALRRGTERSGSTVPSILNRMLTKQTPPTFNKTNKFTSGFQNIVDAYGIGNYREINPAPYTIITFPFLFAVMFGDMGHGLLMTSLALYLVIRESRLLSQKSDNEIFNMVFAGRYIILLMGLFSIYTGLIYNDCFSKSLNMFGSGWSVRPMFINKGGNWTFGTLGENALLQLDPAVPGVFNGPYPLGIDPIWNIATNKLTFLNSFKMKMSIILGVTHMLFGVSLSLFNHLYFKKPLNIFLGFIPEIVFMSSLFGYLVLLVFYKWTAYDVFSSKDAPSLLIHFINMCLFNYNDPTNKPLYRGQMGIQILLVLIALACVPCMLIAKTLVLRRQHLWKAKLGTQKFGGVRVGNGPTEDEAGIVDHDQLSQHSEDGDEHAEEEPFDFGDVAVHQAIHTIEYCLGCISNTASYLRLWALSLAHAQLSEVLWTMVMHLGLASSSGGGFFALTIIFAAFAVLTVCILLIMEGLSAFLHALRLHWVEFQNKFYCGQGFKFVPFSFESILEGRFDE encoded by the exons ATGGGGGAACTCTTCAGGAGCGAAGAGATGACCCTAGCTCAGCTGTTCCTCCAGTCAGAGGCAGCCTACTGCTGTGTCAGTGAACTGGGAGAACTGGGCATGGTCCAGTTTAGGGAT CTGAACCCAGACGTCAACGTCTTCCAACGCAAGTTTGTCAATGAAGTTCGGAGATGTGAAGAAATGGACCGAAAGCTGA gGTTTGTTGAGAAGGAGATCAAGAAGGCCAGCATCTCCCAGGTCGACACGGGAGAGAATCCAGAGGTCCCCTTCCCCAGAGACATGATTGATCTGGAG GCGACGTTTGAGAAGCTGGAGAACGAGCTAAAGGAGATCAACACCAACCAGGAAGCCCTGAAGAAGAACTTCCTGGAGCTGACGGAGCTGAAGCACATCCTGCGCCGCACCCAACAGTTCTTTGACGAG ATGGAGGACCCCAACCTGCTGGAGGAGTCCTCTTCCCTCATGGAAGGGAACGAGGTCGGACGCGGGGCGCCGCTCCGCCTGGG GTTCGTCGCCGGGGTCATCAGCCGGGAGAGGATCCCCACCTTTGAGAGGATGCTGTGGCGCGTGTGCCGCGGCAACGTGTTCCTGCGCCAGGCGGATATAGAAGACCCCCTGGAAGACCCCGCTACG GGAGACCAGGTTCACAAGTCTGTgttcatcatcttcttccaaGGGGACCAGCTGAAGAACCGTGTGAAGAAGATCTGCGAGGG GTTCCGGGCGTCATTGTACCCGTGTCCTGAGACCCCcatggagaggaaggagatgcTGGCTGGAGTCAACACCCGCATCGATGACCTCCAGATG gtccTGAACCAGACTGAGGACCACCGGCAGCGGGTGCTCCAGGCGGCCTCCAAGACGATGCGCGTGTGGTTCATCAAGGTGCGGAAGATGAAGGCCATCTACCACACGCTCAACCTGTGCAACATCGACGTGACCCAGAAGTGTCTGATCGCCGAGGTGTGGTGCCCCGTGTCCGACCTGGACTCCATCCAGTTCGCCCTGCGCCGCGGCACG gagaGGAGTGGCTCCACCGTGCCCTCCATCCTGAACAGGATGCTGACCAAACAGACTCCGCCCACCTTCAACAAGACCAACAAGTTCACCTCCGGCTTCCAGAACATCGTGGACGCCTACGGAATCGGAAACTACCGGGAAATCAACCCAG CTCCCTACACCATCATCACCTTCCCCTTTCTGTTCGCCGTCATGTTCGGAGACATGGGCCACGGCCTGCTGATGACCTCCCTCGCCCTCTACCTGGTCATCAGGGAGAGCAGACTGCTCTCGCAGAAGAGCGACAATGAG ATATTCAACATGGTGTTTGCCGGCCGCTACATCATCCTGCTGATGGGGCTGTTCTCCATCTACACCGGCCTCATCTACAACGACTGCTTCTCCAAGTCCCTCAACATGTTCGGCTCCGGGTGGAGCGTGCGGCCCATGTTCATCAACAAGGGAGGCAACTGGAC ATTTGGGACGCTGGGTGAGAACGCATTGCTCCAGCTGGACCCTGCCGTCCCGGGTGTGTTCAACGGGCCCTACCCGCTGGGAATCGACCCG ATCTGGAACATCGCCACCAACAAGCTGACCTTCCTGAACTCCTTCAAGATGAAGATGTCCATCATCCTGGGGGTGACGCACATGTTGTTCGGAGTCTCCCTCAGTCTCTTCAACCACCT GTACTTCAAGAAGCCCCTGAACATCTTCCTGGGCTTCATCCCCGAGATCGTGTTCATGTCCAGCCTGTTCGGCTACCTGGTGCTGCTGGTCTTCTACAAGTGGACGGCCTACGACGTGTTCAGCTCCAAGGACGCGCCCAGCCTGCTTATCCACTTCATCAACATGTGTCTGTTCAACTACAACGACCCCACCAACAAGCCTCTGTACCGGGGACAG aTGGGGATCCAGATTCTGCTGGTGCTGATAGCCCTAGCATGCGTTCCCTGTATGCTGATAGCCAAAACCCTGGTGCTACGGCGACAGCACTTGTGGAAAGCCAAGCTg GGCACCCAGAAGTTTGGGGGCGTGCGCGTGGGCAACGGCCCCACGGAGGACGAGGCTGGCATCGTCGATCATGACCAGCTCTCCCAGCACTCGGAGGACGGAGACGAG CATGCGGAGGAAGAGCCG TTTGACTTCGGGGACGTGGCCGTCCACCAGGCCATCCACACCATAGAATACTGTCTGGGCTGCATCTCCAACACCGCCTCCTACCTCCGGCTCTGGGCCCTCAGCCTCGCACACGCAC AGCTGTCGGAGGTGCTGTGGACCATGGTCATGCACCTGGGACTGGCGTCCAGCAGCGGGGGCGGCTTCTTCGCGCTGACCATCATCTTCGCGGCCTTCGCCGTGCTCACAGTCTGCATCCTGCTCATCATGGAGGGACTGTCGGCCTTCCTGCACGCCCTGCGTCTTCACTG
- the cavin1b gene encoding caveolae-associated protein 1b, which yields MAAVESMGLSSLGQSEPQTLTEISDDEINLQASEDEEEEAAGVAEKESAEEEFVAEAAAAASGDDALKLDMPVNGVMVLSLLDKIIGAVDQIQKTQTGLEARQQDMERSVNGIQGELAKLAKSHGNTSNSVNKMMEKVQKVSVNVKTVRANLEKQGGQIRKLETNEAELLKRRNFKVMVYQDDVKVQSRLSVSKSLKVPGSMSGSRGGSLLELKEEEQGEGGEGEKVDKPHVELSSDEEDLVLDGTIEETRTERIKRSSLQRVQNLKTVFSKEKIDKTRAKTIENLGKTRDKTRANLEKTKQKTKLNMEKTRENLEKTRQKTRENLEKTRHNIEKKVGKLGTRMTVNAEQKQKMQTSRDKVKKSFTPDHVVYARDKTAVYKVPPFTFHVKKVREGAVEVVQGTEMVEVSQEAEAFQEVDAEVEEGGVELEMEMMNGGEEAEEDEDLDEDEEEVTQDNKDLDSD from the exons ATGGCAGCCGTGGAATCGATGGGGCTCTCCAGCCTGGGCCAGTCGGAGCCCCAGACTCTCACCGAGATCTCTGACGACGAGATCAACCTCCAGGCATcggaggacgaggaagaagaGGCCGCCGGGGTTGCCGAGAAGGAATCCGCCGAGGAGGAGTTCgtggcggaggcggcggcggcggcgtccggTGATGACGCGCTGAAGCTGGACATGCCGGTGAACGGCGTGATGGTGCTGTCCCTGCTGGACAAGATCATCGGCGCCGTGGACCAGATCCAGAAGACCCAGACCGGCCTGGAGGCCCGGCAACAGGACATGGAGCGCTCCGTCAACGGCATCCAGGGGGAGCTGGCAAAGCTGGCCAAGAGCCACGGCAACACGTCCAACAGCGTGAACAAGATGATGGAGAAGGTGCAGAAGGTCAGCGTCAACGTGAAGACGGTGCGCGCCAACCTGGAGAAGCAAGGGGGGCAGATCCGCAAGCTGGAGACCAACGAGGCCGAGCTGCTCAAGAGACGCAACTTCAAAGTCATGGTGTACCAG GATGACGTCAAGGTCCAGtcccgtctctccgtctccaagTCTTTGAAAGTCCCCGGGTCGATGTCGGGCAGCCGGGGGGGCAGCTTgctggagctgaaggaggaggagcagggcgaGGGCGGCGAGGGCGAGAAGGTGGACAAGCCCCACGTCGAGCTGTCCTCGGACGAGGAGGACCTGGTCCTGGACGGCACCATCGAGGAAACCCGCACGGAGCGCATCAAGCGCAGCAGCCTCCAGCGTGTCCAGAACCTCAAGACGGTGTTCTCCAAGGAGAAGATCGACAAGACCCGGGCGAAAACCATCGAGAACCTGGGGAAGACCAGGGACAAGACCCGGGCGAATCTGGAGAAGACCAAGCAGAAGACCAAGCTGAACATGGAAAAGACCCGGGAAAACCTGGAGAAGACCAGGCAGAAGACCCGGGAGAACCTGGAGAAGACGCGCCACAACATCGAGAAGAAGGTGGGCAAGTTGGGCACCCGCATGACCGTCAACGCCGAGCAGAAGCAGAAGATGCAGACGTCCCGGGACAAGGTGAAGAAGTCCTTCACCCCCGACCATGTGGTCTACGCCCGGGACAAAACGGCTGTGTACAAGGTGCCCCCCTTCACCTTCCACGTGAAGAAGGTCCGCGAGGGGGCCGTCGAGGTGGTCCAGGGAACCGAGATGGTGGAGGTCTCCCAGGAGGCGGAGGCTTTCCAGGAGGTGGACGCCGAGGTGGAAGAGGGTGGAGTAgagctggagatggagatgatgaacggcggtgaggaggcggaggaagatgaggatcTGGATGAAGACGAAGAGGAGGTCACACAGGACAACAAGGATCTAGACAGTGACTAG